A window from Leptothermofonsia sichuanensis E412 encodes these proteins:
- a CDS encoding response regulator transcription factor, translating to MPLTLPMDSPKSQASLKIGRVLVVEDEDLICETIALALTEEGYEVITAEDGRTALDLIHQTEEAISPHSNHSANRPTLAGARQPQNQPFDLIILDLMLPYINGLDLCRLIRREGNSVPVLMLSAKGSETDRVVGLEVGADDYLTKPFGMRELIARCRALLRRYNHLQLEPEQPSLKFRDITLYPQECRVIVRGEEINFSPKEFKILELFMSYPRRVWSREQLLERIWGPDFIGDSKTVDVHIRWLREKLELDPSTPEYLVTVRGFGYRFG from the coding sequence ATGCCGCTTACTTTACCGATGGACTCCCCTAAGAGTCAGGCAAGCCTTAAGATTGGCCGTGTGTTAGTTGTTGAAGATGAGGACCTGATTTGCGAGACGATCGCCCTGGCACTGACGGAAGAAGGTTATGAGGTGATCACTGCCGAAGATGGCCGCACTGCCCTGGACTTAATTCATCAGACTGAAGAGGCGATTTCTCCCCACTCAAATCACTCTGCCAACCGCCCCACCTTAGCGGGTGCTCGTCAACCCCAGAACCAGCCCTTTGACTTAATCATCCTTGACCTGATGCTGCCCTACATTAATGGGTTAGATCTGTGTCGCCTGATCCGGCGTGAAGGAAACAGTGTGCCTGTGCTCATGCTGAGTGCGAAAGGGAGTGAAACCGACCGTGTGGTTGGCTTAGAAGTGGGTGCCGATGATTATTTAACCAAGCCCTTTGGGATGAGGGAGCTGATTGCTCGCTGTCGTGCTCTGCTGCGTCGTTACAACCATCTTCAGCTCGAGCCAGAGCAACCATCCCTTAAGTTTCGTGACATTACCCTTTACCCCCAGGAGTGTCGGGTCATTGTCCGGGGTGAGGAGATTAATTTTTCCCCTAAAGAATTCAAGATTCTGGAACTGTTTATGAGCTATCCCCGCCGGGTCTGGTCACGGGAACAGTTGCTCGAACGGATCTGGGGACCAGATTTTATTGGAGACAGCAAAACTGTGGATGTTCATATCCGCTGGTTGCGTGAAAAATTGGAGTTGGATCCCAGTACCCCAGAATACCTGGTTACGGTACGGGGGTTTGGCTATCGGTTTGGTTAA